tgtgtatatatgtatatatttagaAGGTAGCAATTAATATTCCTTGAATTTATCGCAAAATTGTGCCAACTAACCTATTTTGAGTTTCAACACGCTATCCGAAGCTTATGCTTTACGTAGGAGCATTCTTATGGGGGGGAATGACCAAATGAAAAAGGAGAAACAGAAAAAGGGTAGTTTCTGGAAGCCATGAAAAAGGAGAAACAGAGAAgaaattcgaaaaaaaaaaaaaaaaaaacctagcacaAGAAGTCCACCGGCGGTGCCAAATTCCTTGGCACTGTCAATTGTCAAAAATTTAGTACTAGAAAATGTAACATAAAATTCTACGCTGTCAATTTCAAATAGTAATGGTGAAgtcatttttttggccaaaaataaatacaacaGCACCTTTGGTATTACCATTGTTAAAGCTTATTGTCACCTCATTCAACCCAGCTACCGTATATATCCTCTATACTGTTTATTCtttaagaaaggaaaaatacGATTCTGGTAAGAGATAAACTCTTTCAGAGCTGCGcgtttcaaataaaatttgtgAGTTGCTTTCTTTGAGTTCTTCATCATAGGATCAAATGTTTAATTTGATGTAATTCTCCTAGAACACATAATTTTCATCGTTTAGCGCACAAAAAATAATGGATGGGAAGTTCTAACCACTTTTCGGAGGAAAGAGAACAAACGCATAGGATCAAATAAAATTTGTGAGTCGTTTTCTTTGAGTTCTTCATCATAGGATCAAATGTTTCATTTGATGCAATTCTCCTAGCTAGAACATATAATTTTCATCGTTTAGCGCAAAAAAATAATGGATGGGAGGTTCTAACCATTTCTCAGAGGAAAGAGAACGAACGCAACTCGTAGGATTCCCAAGAAATCCTTGGATTCCTTCCAATcctttctttgtgtttttttttatattggcaaaaaattttaattaatctttgcaaaattacaaagattaattaGAAGGATAAGGAcataaagaaaattaaaattacttaatctcCACACTACTCGAGACCCAATCGCTCTAGTCCGAGACCAACCAAAGCcctaaacacccaaaatctgaaACCTCGATGCTCAAACCACCGTCCTATCGAAAACTACCGATGAATGGGATTTGAAACGCAGACTGCCGTGAATTCCGCCATATGTATGTTTGAAAACCAAAATATGAATCCACTGGACAAATTATAGAGAATGATGTTGTACCCATAAACTGAAAAGTTGGAATATAGGAgcatatatatacaaagaaTTAATCAAGTAAAatcacaaataatatatatagtaACACCATTAATGGCCTAGAAAGGCCCCAAAAATACAATGAAAGAATCCTCAAGTAATTAAAATCTCTCCTTAAAATGGAAAATCTAAGACATCATTATTCTAAACTCATCAAAATTGAGCACTCCATCTCCATCCAAATCAAACTGAGCAATCATCACCTTACACTCCTCAATACTGGTATTGCTCTTCCCAAGCTTCCTCAGCATTTTCCTCAAGCTCTTGGGTGTAATGCACTCACACCCATCTCCCATCTCATACATCCTGAACGCCTCTCTCAATTCCTTCaccttctcctcctcttctccctctcctccttcGATCAGTCTGACGAAGTCTTCGAATCCCAATTCGCCGTCGCCGTCGGAGTCCATCAGCACCACCGCCGCCTCCGCCTCCCCCTCCGACAGGTCTCCGCCCAACGACCCCACGCAGAGGCGCAGCTCCTTGGGGGAGATCTTGCCGTTGCCGTCGTCGTCGAAGTGGTTGAATACCCGCTCGTATTGCTGGGTTTTCTCCATCTTTTTCGAGAATCGGATGTGCACGAGTGAGAAAACTTGGTCTGCAAGTCACCAATTCTGCCGCCTTCTTTCAGCTATATGCTTATACTAACTCTTACGAGCTTATCCTTTGCCTCGCTTATATATATACGaagttattatatatatatatatatatatatatgctatacaaatcaaacagagagagagagaaagagaagagggaAATGGGTTTCTAAGTGTTTGGATTGGGTATGTAAgtgggtatatatataggagagTTTCCGCGTCGTATGCGTGGTGAATGTTCGGTCGACCAAATTTTGGACCGACTCTCTgt
This DNA window, taken from Rhododendron vialii isolate Sample 1 chromosome 8a, ASM3025357v1, encodes the following:
- the LOC131336111 gene encoding putative calcium-binding protein CML19, which codes for MEKTQQYERVFNHFDDDGNGKISPKELRLCVGSLGGDLSEGEAEAAVVLMDSDGDGELGFEDFVRLIEGGEGEEEEKVKELREAFRMYEMGDGCECITPKSLRKMLRKLGKSNTSIEECKVMIAQFDLDGDGVLNFDEFRIMMS